The sequence below is a genomic window from Sneathiella marina.
TTGTGTTCCTGATTTTTCAAGACAGGCATCCCTGATCTGAAGCGGAAAAATTGACGTCACCATCTACCCTCCCGTTCCGTCCTGGACAAAATATGGATAGCCAGATTTATAATAATGGCGAGAGAAATCAGAATAAACCCAAGGCCAAGCGCCAAGGGAAAATCTCCCCGCCCCACCTCCAGCGCTATGGCGGTTGTCAGGACCCGGGTTAAATGGTCAATATTGCCACCGACGATCATGATGGCGCCGATTTCCCCTATCGCCCGGCCGAAACCGGTCAGCAACGCCGTTATGAGAGACCTCCGGCCATCCCAAAGCAGCGCCTTCATACGCTGCCATTTAGTCGTGTTGAGGGAGATCAGTAGATCATGATAATTGAACCATAAATCGCGAAGCCCCTGATGAGCCAGAGACGCAATGATGGGTGTCACAATAACCACTTGCGCAATTATCATCGCTGTTGGCGTAAAGAGGAGATTGAAGACGCCGAACGGCCCCGACCGGGAAAGCAGAATATAGACAATCAGGCCAACAACGACCGGCGGCAAACCCATCATGGCATTTAGGACGGCAATTGCGATACGCCGAAACCGGAATCTTGTGACGGCGAGCCAGGCGCCAAAGGGAAGACCGACAATTGCCGCGATGACGACGGCTGATACAGTTACCTGCAAAGATCGAAGAGATATCTCGATCAAATCGGAATCCAGCGTGACCACGAGCCTAAACGCCGCCACCAACCCTTCGGTCAGATCATTCATTGACCGATCACCTCACAGGCGAAATTTGAACGTCTTGCAAAGGCACGGCACATCATCGGTCATTTCCCCGGCTTTATAATCTGCAAACCTCCATATGCCTGAAATTTGCGGGCAAAACAATGCTCTGTATAGGCAGAGTACCGAATTGCGTGAAATTAACCGCTCATTGCTCCAATGCCTCTATTTGCGCCATAAGATCCAACAGATTGCGGGCTTGTTTGAGATGCGGCATGTCAAGCATCATTCCGTCCAGCCCGACTGTTCCGAGACCCGGATTCTGTTCAAAAACATCAATGACCCGGCGGGCATGGGCAATTTCCTCCGGTGACGGTGTAAAGGCTTGATTGATCGCGTCTGAGGGAAGGTGTGTCACAGCCAAGAAAGAGAATGCCAAGCCTGAAAATATGAAAAACCGCTTTTAGTATCATGATCATTACAATGCTCTGATTGACTGGGATGAAAATATTGCTAAGTACCAATGGATAATTTCATACCCAAAAAGATATTACACATACACATATTAGAATTTTTCTATTTTTGAGATTTATTTCAACTTGAGCACGAAGCAAATTAAATATGATAAGCAATTTTTCAAAGGTCCTGCTGCTTTCAAACCTTGGCGTGGATATGGGACAACCGGGTTTTCGGCACGGCAGTTATAACGGAACATTGGTGCCAATTGCGCGCCTTCTTGAAAAGCAAAAGGGCGTATCAGCTCGTATTATGGCCAGCGCGCATATTACTCAGCAACTGCTGAAGGACGCCGCAGCCACCGGAAAATCCTGCCCGACGATACATACACTTGATGAGGAACGGCTTACAGCTCTTCAAGCTGAAGACTTCATGATAAAATCCTATCACGAGGCCTTGCCTGAAGATCGGCTCCATGAAATTCATGAGATCATCTTGAGCGCACTGGATGGATGGACACCCGATATCATAATTTCCTGGGAGGCCCCCACGGGTGTTTTCCGATCTCTATTTCCTGAAGCGACAGTACTCGACATAATGCCGGGTATGTTTATGCGGCCCCCATACCCTAAAATGATCTCGTTTGATCCGGTCGGGCTTTATTCAAGTTGTTGGTTTTCGCGAAACGATGTTGAAACTCTCCAAGTTTCAGACGAGATATTGGGCAACCACATCAAAATACGCGACTTATATCAAGAGCACTACAGTTCACTAAACGTCCCCTCCGCCTTGGCTCATGTTTTGAAGAAAGCCAAGTTGGCAGAATCCACTTTGGTGCCGCTACAAATCTCGCAATATTTCGGCTGGTGCGACAACACACATTATGAAACGCAATTCGAGCTATTGGCAGATGTACAGCGTCACATCCCGACAGAAAACTCCGCGATCTACACACAATATATCGGGAGTCTGGTCAGCGAATACGTGATTCACGAACACAATCTAGCTTACCTTCGTGCACGCTACCCGAACTTCCTTTATGATGGACGCTTAGAAAAACTCGACAATATCACTCAATATCTATTGCCTGGTGCAGATACCGTTATTTCGGTTTCCAGCACGATTGGCTTACAAGCCAAGTTTTTTGGAAAAAAACTAATCTCGCCATCGCAGTCGCACTTGTCTTATTTAGCAGACAGCAACGACCTTGCCGGTTTTGATAAAGTACCGAACCGATCGCGGGACTCGTTTATGGCTGCATATCTCGGTCGAACAAATTTTCTGCACGATCGGTTACTTACTGATCCAAGCTACCTTGTTACAATATTAAATGAGTTTGTTGAACGGCGCGGCGAAGCCGGAATTGAACGATTTCCATCGTTTGAGACCGTCGGAAATACTATCCAATTGATGACAAAGAAATCAACACTCAAGCGGAGCACACAACTATTTACGAAAGCGTATCCGCATAGACAATTACCGCATGATCGCCGCGTCAATTCTCTGATTGAAGCGGTGACTGCAGAACCGGTTCAGACAGTATCGTTTGATGTTTTTGATACGCTCGTTTGTCGAACTGTCCTCAGCCCTGCTCATGTATTTGAGTTGATGCAATCAAAACTTCGCTCAAGCCATGCCGATATCCTGGGTGAATATTTCATCGCAACCTTCTCTAAATCACGCGTAGGAATTGAGCGTCTGATAAGGTTCCAGCGAGACCGCGGGATACAAGAAGCATCTGAAGAAATGCTAATTAGCGAAGTCTATGGTGCAATGTTGCGTGATTATGGGCTTTCCGTAGAATTGGCAGATGAACTTGTCGCAATTGAACAAGAAACAGAGCTTGCGTGCCTCATCCCTCGAAAAGAAGGCGTCAGACTGTTCAATGAAGCGGTTGCTGCGGGGAAGCAAACCATCATCCTCTCGGATTTCATCCATCCATCAAATTTCGTTGAACGGGTTCTTAAACAGTGTGGCGTCGTCGGGTGGGATCATCTCTTCGTCTCAAGCGATATCGGGCTGAAAAAACACAGCGGCTCATTGTTTAAATATGTCGAGACAACCTTAAATCTTGATAAATCAACAACTTGTCATGTTGGCGATAACAAGCATGGCGATTTTAAAATGGCTAAAGCACATGGCTGGGACGCGCATCACCTCCCGGCAGCACCTGTTAATATAAGGAATCTGATTAAAGCACGAAAATTTAATCTTGGAGCAATAAACGAATCTTTTGTGGTGAGCACTATATTGTCAGGTTTCGGCAACCACTTCCTTAAATTTGGCGGTAGCCGGCAGTTGGATAGCTCGGAAAGTCAACTTATCGCCAATGCACATGAAATGGGCTTTTTGTTGCTGGGTCCGTTAATGCATTTCTTTTCAAAATGGATCCTTAATGAGGCACGCCAAAACGGCTGCGAACAAATCGTCTTTTTTGCGCGAGATACGACATTGCCTTATAAAATGGCACGTCAAATTCTCGATAATGCAAACCTCACTGATATCACCATATGCTATTTGCCGATATCTCGTCTTGCATCCAGCGGTCTCGACATTCGAACAGCTGAAGATATGTACAATGTCCGTATTGATGACTTCGAGAAATCCAAGCCACTTTTGACATTGTTCGAACGCCGCTTTCATCTGGAAGAGTCGCAAATCGATATTGCGGAACTCAACAACTGGACAGACAAACCGGTCGCAAGCATAAAGGTAGGTGACCTCCCGGCCTATGGGATCTATCGGATAGCGATATTCAGTGCCAAACTGAATTGGAGTGCAGTTCAATGTCGTCTAGATGAGAAACGACGCGTTTTTCAGAAAGCTTTGACGCAGTGGGGATGTAATACTCAACGGAAAACTATCGCGGTTGATTTTGGCTACAAGGGCACAATCCATAAGAAAATATCGAGTTTTTTTGAGCAACCATTGATACCACGCTTCTTTTTGAGTTACTCCGATGCTCTGGGACGCAATCCGGTTGAGGGTTGCAAGGCATTCTATCTGTCCAATCAAGTATCAAAATTTAGTCAGTCGGATCCGCTGATGCGATATAATCTGCTCATTGAAACAATGATAAACGAACATGTTGGCAGTGCCTTAGGGTATCATGAGACAGAAGGTGTCGTGCATGTTCTTCACGATAATTCTGTAAATGGAAGCCATTTTGCAACCATTTCTGATTTGCATGAGGGAGCCTTGGAGTTTTCACAATACTGGCAAAAATACTGTAGCGTCATTGATGAGCACACATCGATTGAACCGCAGATGCTGTCATTCCTCTTGGCTGAAGTTCTGCGTACTCCAACGAAATATGAGGCAATGCTTCTGGCCGGATTGGTGTTTGACAATGGCTATGGGGGCCATCAACCGCGACGGATTATCGATCTCGACCAAAGAACTGGCCGCGCCAAGTCTAATATATGGCGTGAAGGAGCGGTTGCGCTAACACATGAAAATAGTGGAACCTCGACCGAACTGTCAGGCCGGCGGCAGAAATTTCCTTCCGCAGTCAAAACGAAAATATTCAGGGTTTTTGTCGCCGGCTTTTGTAACGATCGCTTGCTCAACAAATTTGATCGTGATCCTTATACTTTTTTTAAGGATTCCCCGCACTCTTTCGTTCGTCGAATTGGCCAAATTGTATAGGCATGAAATTGCGGAATCCCATCGTTAAAGCCGAACTCGAAGATCTTGGATTGCCGGATGTTCTTTTTCCAGAGCCTTCGCCGGTTTCATTTGCCCAGCATGCTGAAGACCTGATCATTGAAGGAATGCTATCTACACGCTACCCTAACGAGCGTCCGGGGTCGTGGACATATCTTGATATCGGAGCTAATCATCCTGTTCACGGGAGCAATACCTATCTTTTCTACAAGAAAGGGGCTTCGGGAGTGGTGATCGAGCCAAACCAAAAGTTTGCTCCTTTGTTTCAAAAGTGCCGACCCAGAGATCAGTTTATTTTGGCAGGCGCGAAGTTCGATGAACGCGATGCGGCCACTTTTTACGAAGTTGAAAATGATGCATTAAGTTCATTTTCAGAGTCATTTCACGTCAGTTGGAAAGAGCATGGTGGCCTGGGCGCAACGGCAGTTTCATCTCTTGATATGCCTCTTGTTGATGTCAATTCGATCATTGAAAAGAATTTTCAAAATAAGCTGCATATAATCAGCCTCGATGTGGAAGGGTACGAGATGGAGGTGTTGGAAAGGTTAAGCCTTGACCAAATCCGGCCCGATATTCTGATTGTGGAATATGTCTCACCATCACATGGAATCTTGAAAGACAGCTTAACCCTTGTGATGCAAAAGAAAGGCTATTATTTAGCATTTTGTGGCCGGGTCAATTTGATTTTCTTGAGCGAAACGTAACCCCAAGGCAATGACTCTTTCTCTGAAGTAAGACCGATCTAGGCTTTGTTGCTTAGAAATATTACATCATCGGTCATTTCCCCGGCTTTAAAATCTGCAGATCTCCAGATGCCTGATATTTGTTGGCAAAACGGTCCTCTGTATAAGCAGAGTACCGAATTGCGTGAAATTAACCGCTCATTGCTCCAATGCCTCTATTTGTGCCATAAGATCCAACAGATTGCGCGCTTGTTTGAGATGCGGCATGTCGAGCATCATTCCGTCCAGCCCGATTGTTCCGAGGCCCGGATTCTGTTCAAAAACATCAATGACCCGGCGGGCATGGGCAATTTCCTCCGGTGACGGTGTAAAGGCTTGATTGATCACGTCTGACTGAGCCGGATGAATTGCGATCTTCCCGACAAATCCGGATCGCCGGTCACGCAGACAATCTGCCGCCAATGTTTCCAAATCGCGGAAATTCACAAATACCACACCCACCGGCTGAACATCTATGGCGCGGGCAGTCGATAGACAGAGGGATTTCGCCATCAGAAACGGATCATCATATTCTCCGCTCACGGGATGCCGGTTGTCACTGGCCCCCAGCGCGGCCGCTAAATCCTCTGCCCCCCAGGTCATGGCGACCAGGCGATCGGAAATATTTTCAAGATATGTATGAAAGGTAAGAAGGGACGCGGCGGTCTCTGTTGCTACGCTCAGAATTTTCGTCGACCCCAGCTCAAGATTCTCACGGGTTTCAAGGGCCGTTAGAAAATTATCCAATGTGTTTACATCTTTTGCAGAATACACTTTGGGCAAGACGATACCGTCTGGTGCACCTGCCATCACAGCTGTTAGATCTGGCAGAGACAATTCAGTATCCAGCGGATTAATGCGGACCCAGAGTTTCTGGCGCCGCCGATCCGGATTAGCTTTCAAAAAGGCGCAAACCATGTCACGGGCAATTTCCTGCCGCTCATCCGAGACAGAATCTTCCAGGTCCAGGATCAAGGCGTCCGCAGAGTTCCCTCTTCCTTTTTCAAGTTTTTTTTCGCTATCTCCGGGGACGAATAACCAGGATCGAATAAGGGTCATGGCCGTTTCCTCATCAATCCTGTTCGTACGCAGTAACAGACTTCTTCATCCCGCTGATTAAAGCCGAAATGCTCGAACACGACCAGACCTGCCGTTGGGCGGGACTTGCTCTCTCTCATGTCCTTGATACGGGTTACGACGCGGATGGTATCCCCATGAAAGACCGGTTTCACGAACCGGATATCGGTCATCCCGAGATTTCCGAGAGTTGTTCCAAGAGTTGTTTCCGCAACGGTCACTCCGATCACAAG
It includes:
- a CDS encoding HAD family hydrolase, coding for MISNFSKVLLLSNLGVDMGQPGFRHGSYNGTLVPIARLLEKQKGVSARIMASAHITQQLLKDAAATGKSCPTIHTLDEERLTALQAEDFMIKSYHEALPEDRLHEIHEIILSALDGWTPDIIISWEAPTGVFRSLFPEATVLDIMPGMFMRPPYPKMISFDPVGLYSSCWFSRNDVETLQVSDEILGNHIKIRDLYQEHYSSLNVPSALAHVLKKAKLAESTLVPLQISQYFGWCDNTHYETQFELLADVQRHIPTENSAIYTQYIGSLVSEYVIHEHNLAYLRARYPNFLYDGRLEKLDNITQYLLPGADTVISVSSTIGLQAKFFGKKLISPSQSHLSYLADSNDLAGFDKVPNRSRDSFMAAYLGRTNFLHDRLLTDPSYLVTILNEFVERRGEAGIERFPSFETVGNTIQLMTKKSTLKRSTQLFTKAYPHRQLPHDRRVNSLIEAVTAEPVQTVSFDVFDTLVCRTVLSPAHVFELMQSKLRSSHADILGEYFIATFSKSRVGIERLIRFQRDRGIQEASEEMLISEVYGAMLRDYGLSVELADELVAIEQETELACLIPRKEGVRLFNEAVAAGKQTIILSDFIHPSNFVERVLKQCGVVGWDHLFVSSDIGLKKHSGSLFKYVETTLNLDKSTTCHVGDNKHGDFKMAKAHGWDAHHLPAAPVNIRNLIKARKFNLGAINESFVVSTILSGFGNHFLKFGGSRQLDSSESQLIANAHEMGFLLLGPLMHFFSKWILNEARQNGCEQIVFFARDTTLPYKMARQILDNANLTDITICYLPISRLASSGLDIRTAEDMYNVRIDDFEKSKPLLTLFERRFHLEESQIDIAELNNWTDKPVASIKVGDLPAYGIYRIAIFSAKLNWSAVQCRLDEKRRVFQKALTQWGCNTQRKTIAVDFGYKGTIHKKISSFFEQPLIPRFFLSYSDALGRNPVEGCKAFYLSNQVSKFSQSDPLMRYNLLIETMINEHVGSALGYHETEGVVHVLHDNSVNGSHFATISDLHEGALEFSQYWQKYCSVIDEHTSIEPQMLSFLLAEVLRTPTKYEAMLLAGLVFDNGYGGHQPRRIIDLDQRTGRAKSNIWREGAVALTHENSGTSTELSGRRQKFPSAVKTKIFRVFVAGFCNDRLLNKFDRDPYTFFKDSPHSFVRRIGQIV
- a CDS encoding MaoC family dehydratase produces the protein MSGLYYEEFEVGMEFNHALTRTVTEMDNIMFCAMTHNPQPLHLDEEFSKQTEYGQRIVNSLFTLGLVIGVTVAETTLGTTLGNLGMTDIRFVKPVFHGDTIRVVTRIKDMRESKSRPTAGLVVFEHFGFNQRDEEVCYCVRTGLMRKRP
- a CDS encoding FkbM family methyltransferase, which translates into the protein MKLRNPIVKAELEDLGLPDVLFPEPSPVSFAQHAEDLIIEGMLSTRYPNERPGSWTYLDIGANHPVHGSNTYLFYKKGASGVVIEPNQKFAPLFQKCRPRDQFILAGAKFDERDAATFYEVENDALSSFSESFHVSWKEHGGLGATAVSSLDMPLVDVNSIIEKNFQNKLHIISLDVEGYEMEVLERLSLDQIRPDILIVEYVSPSHGILKDSLTLVMQKKGYYLAFCGRVNLIFLSET
- a CDS encoding ABC transporter permease yields the protein MNDLTEGLVAAFRLVVTLDSDLIEISLRSLQVTVSAVVIAAIVGLPFGAWLAVTRFRFRRIAIAVLNAMMGLPPVVVGLIVYILLSRSGPFGVFNLLFTPTAMIIAQVVIVTPIIASLAHQGLRDLWFNYHDLLISLNTTKWQRMKALLWDGRRSLITALLTGFGRAIGEIGAIMIVGGNIDHLTRVLTTAIALEVGRGDFPLALGLGFILISLAIIINLAIHILSRTEREGRW
- a CDS encoding HpcH/HpaI aldolase/citrate lyase family protein, whose product is MTLIRSWLFVPGDSEKKLEKGRGNSADALILDLEDSVSDERQEIARDMVCAFLKANPDRRRQKLWVRINPLDTELSLPDLTAVMAGAPDGIVLPKVYSAKDVNTLDNFLTALETRENLELGSTKILSVATETAASLLTFHTYLENISDRLVAMTWGAEDLAAALGASDNRHPVSGEYDDPFLMAKSLCLSTARAIDVQPVGVVFVNFRDLETLAADCLRDRRSGFVGKIAIHPAQSDVINQAFTPSPEEIAHARRVIDVFEQNPGLGTIGLDGMMLDMPHLKQARNLLDLMAQIEALEQ